A portion of the Pristiophorus japonicus isolate sPriJap1 unplaced genomic scaffold, sPriJap1.hap1 HAP1_SCAFFOLD_1689, whole genome shotgun sequence genome contains these proteins:
- the LOC139243424 gene encoding probable ATP-dependent RNA helicase DDX5: MMPGYDRGDRNRERGGFGSSGPRFGGSRNAPPPGRKFGQPGEKLRKRKWDMEELPKFEKNFYVEHMDVVNRTMEIEQYRRSKEITVKGLGCPKPVFTFVEASFPTYVLDVLMQQNFTEPTAIQAQGWPVALSGKDMVGIAQTGSGKTLAYLLPAIVHINHQPFLERGDGPICLVLAPTRELAQQVQHVAHDYGRVSRLKSTCIYGGAPKGPQIRDLERGVEICIATPGRLIDFLEAGKTNLRRCTYLVLDEADRMLDMGFEPQIRKIVEQIRPDRQTLMWSATWPKEVRQLAEDFLKEYVQINIGALELSANHNILQIIDVCQEVEKDDKLLRLMEEIMSEKENKTIIFVETKRRCDELTRRMRRDGWPAMCIHGDKSQPERDWVLNEFRSGKAPILIATDVASRGLDVEDVKFVINYDYPNSSEDYIHRIGRTARSSKTGTAYTFFTPGNIKQANDLISVLREANQAINPKLIQMVEDRGSGRSRGRGGYKDDRRDDRRDRFSGSNRGGGYNGFRNRDGLDRAYGLGSRENGFNSQSYTSASQNAFGSGKFGSTNSFASISRFGNSSSYPGSVNQGASAYGNQSQNGYKAVGSKVQQFGSSQTMQSNGIGQQQSVGAPYQYPPPPLMGMGFQTQTGYPMPLAYAGMQK; the protein is encoded by the exons ATGATGCCTGGTTATGATAGAGGTGACCGTAATCGAGAGCGCGGCGG gttcgGTTCGAGTGGACCCCGCTTCGGCGGCAGCAGAAACGCGCCTCCTCCCGGTAGGAAATTCGGGCAGCCGGGGGAGAAGCTGAGGAAAAGAAAATGGGACATGGAAGAGTTGCCCAAATTCGAGAAGAACTTCTACGTCGAGCACATGGACGTGGTGAACCGGACTATG GAAATTGAACAGTACAGAAGAAGCAAAGAAATCACAGTAAAAGGGCTTGGTTGTCCTAAACCAGTTTTCACCTTTGTTGAAGCAAGTTTCCCCA cataTGTATTGGATGTTCTAATGCAGCAGAATTTCACAGAACCAACTGCTATTCAGGCTCAAGGTTGGCCTGTTGCACTTAGTGGCAAGGACATGGTTGGAATTGCACAGACTGGATCTGGTAAAACACTTGCT TACTTGTTGCCTGCCATTGTTCACATAAATCACCAGCCTTTCCTGGAACGTGGAGATGGTCCCATA TGTTTGGTTCTGGCACCGACCAGGGAGCTGGCTCAACAAGTACAACATGTGGCGCACGATTATGGAAGAGTATCCCGCCTAAAATCTACATGTATTTATGGAGGAGCGCCAAAGGGCCCACAAATTCGGGATCTTGAAAGAG GTGTGGAGATCTGCATTGCAACACCTGGTAGATTGATAGACTTTTTGGAAGCTGGCAAGACAAATCTTAGGAGATGCACATATCTGGTACTTGATGAGGCAGACCGTATGCTTGACATGGGCTTTGAACCACAAATCAGGAAAATTGTTGAACAAATCAGG CCTGACAGACAAACGTTGATGTGGAGTGCAACTTGGCCCAAAGAAGTTCGGCAGTTGGCTGAAGACTTCTTGAAGGAATATGTTCAGATTAACATTGGCGCATTGGAACTTAGTGCCAATCACAACATCCTGCAGATTATAGATGTGTGCCAAGAGGTTGAGAAAGATGACAA GTTGCTGAGGTTGATGGAGGAAATAATGAGTGAAAAAGAAAACAAAACTATCATTTTTGTGGAGACTAAACGGAGATGTGATGAGCTTACAAGGCGAATGAGGAGAGATGG ATGGCCAGCGATGTGTATTCATGGTGATAAGAGTCAGCCAGAGCGTGACTGGGTTCTAAATG AGTTTCGGTCAGGCAAGGCACCAATCCTTATTGCTACAGATGTTGCATCCAGAGGTTTAG ATGTTGAAGATGTGAAATTTGTCATCAATTATGACTACCCTAACTCCTCTGAAGACTATATTCACCGCATTGGGCGAACTGCCCGCAGTTCCAAAACTGGCACAGCTTACACGTTCTTTACTCCTGGCAACATAAAGCAAGCAAATGACCTTATCTCTGTGCTTCGTGAGGCAAATCAGGCTATCAACCCAAAGCTAATTCAGATGGTGGAAGACAGAGGTTCAG GTCGTTCCAGGGGTAGGGGTGGCTATAAAGATGATCGCCGTGATGACCGAAGAGACAGATTCTCTGGTTCCAACAGGGGTGGGGGTTATAATGGTTTTAGGAATAGGGATGGCCTGGACAGGGCATATGGACTAGGAAGCAGGGAGAATGGTTTTAATTCACAAAGTTACACCTCAGCCAGCCAAAATGCCTTTGGCTCTGGGAAATTCGGCTCCACGAACAGTTTTGCAAGTATATCTCGGTTTGGAAATTCCTCTAGTTATCCAGGATCTGTGAACCAGGGAGCTAGTGCATATGGCAATCAGAGTCAGAATGGTTACAAGGCTGTCGGTAGCAAAGTCCAGCAATTTGGAAGTAGTCAAACCATGCAAAGCAATGGCATTGGTCAACAGCAGTCAGTGGGAGCTCCTTATCAGTATCCACCCCCACCTTTGATGGGAATGGGTTTCCAGACGCAGACTGGCTACCCTATGCCTCTTGCGTATGCAGGAATGcagaagtaa